One Ranitomeya variabilis isolate aRanVar5 chromosome 5, aRanVar5.hap1, whole genome shotgun sequence DNA window includes the following coding sequences:
- the LOC143774429 gene encoding beta-1,3-galactosyltransferase 1-like: protein MRGQLCSLKFLTLLVIFMFMFGYLFDYKNKEMINKWIEDSVKLQESKNSVNNLTYQAFKHPLAPLYPFPYKFLINQPDKCKNRKPFLVIMVLVRCQDLESRHIIRETWGNERIYDVEVVRIFLVGLPQVCTDRNQYLLKEESVNFGDIVQQDFMDTYHNLTLKTLMGMEWVTKFCPSASYVMKIDSDMFLNADYLIHNLLYPDLPVQTNYFTGALFKNSGPYRTTSSKWYVPKEVYPINTYPPYCSGTGYVFSADMARKIYDVAQVLRVISMEDAFVGICLFMLHISPRTSSRGVFNINKLDYDHCKFRKVVTVHHYGGEELQKIWTDFWAKKSQKC, encoded by the coding sequence ATGAGAGGCCAACTCTGCTCCTTGAAATTTCTTACCTTATTAGTGATTTTTATGTTCATGTTCGGGTACTTATTCGACTACAAAAACAAAGAAATGATTAACAAATGGATTGAAGATTCAGTAAAATTACAGGAGAGCAAAAACTCTGTGAATAATTTGACTTACCAGGCGTTCAAGCACCCCCTGGCTCCTCTGTACCCATTTCCATACAAGTTCCTCATTAACCAGCCGGACAAGTGCAAGAACCGGAAGCCTTTCCTTGTTATAATGGTGCTTGTTCGGTGCCAGGACTTGGAGTCTAGACATATAATCCGAGAAACATGGGGAAATGAACGTATTTATGATGTTGAGGTGGTCAGGATTTTTCTGGTGGGTCTACCTCAGGTTTGTACTGACCGAAACCAGTATTTGTTAAAAGAGGAAAGTGTGAACTTTGGGGACATTGTACAACAAGACTTCATGGACACCTATCACAATTTGACATTAAAAACCTTAATGGGTATGGAGTGGGTGACCAAATTCTGTCCTTCTGCCAGTTATGTCATGAAGATAGACAGTGACATGTTTCTTAATGCAGACTACCTGATTCATAATCTTCTTTATCCAGATTTACCCGTTCAAACAAATTACTTCACTGGAGCCCTATTTAAGAACTCTGGACCTTATAGGACAACATCTTCTAAGTGGTATGTACCTAAGGAAGTCTATCCAATTAATACCTACCCACCCTATTGCTCTGGTACTGGATATGTATTTTCAGCTGACATGGCAAGAAAAATTTACGATGTGGCCCAAGTACTTAGGGTCATCTCCATGGAAGATGCTTTTGTGGGAATTTGTTTATTTATGCTGCACATTTCACCTAGAACATCCTCAAGAGGTGTATTTAACATCAACAAGTTAGATTATGACCACTGCAAATTTAGGAAAGTTGTCACAGTGCACCATTATGGTGGAGAAGAGCTCCAGAAAATATGGACAGACTTTTGGGCTAAGAAATCGCAGAAGTGCtaa